One stretch of Sulfuricystis multivorans DNA includes these proteins:
- the nosZ gene encoding Sec-dependent nitrous-oxide reductase gives MKKLTQRTVPLLLAAGMGLAAATAWSAETLQDVMKRRGLSQQDLLAAAKTYVPTGGRDEFVVFSSGGQSGQIIVYGIPSMRILKYIAVFTPEPWQGYGYDEESKAVLAGGRIDGKDITWGDTHHPAISETNGETDGQFLFINDKANPRIAVIDLRDFETKQIVVNPVFKSEHGGAFVTPNTDYVFEASQYAAPLEPRKFYPLEEFNEKYRGGMTYWKFDRKEGRIKPEESFSVELPPYSQDLSDAGKGPSDGWSFTNSFCSERYVGGIEKGRPPYEAGCSAKDTDYLHVINWKRAAELVKAGKAKKINGHNVLPIDVAVKEGILFLIPEPKSPHGVDVTPDGTKIIVAGKLDTHVSVYSFEKIMAAIKAGKFESKDPYGIPVLSMKDTLHTQVSLGLGPLHTQYDSKPCVAYTSLYVDSQVAKWDFCEGKVLDKISVHYNIGHLMTMEGDTAKPKGHYLVALNKLAIDRFVPVGPLHPQNHQLIDISNDKMQLLYDMPLPLGEPHYAVAIDAKKLKPAIRYKLGTNSRTDNPHPGAVRAGEEKTVRKGNKVEVFGTLIRSHITPETIETEVGDEVTIHLTNLERAEDETHGFTISTYNVHASVEPGKTVTVKFKADKEGVYPYYCTEFCSALHLEMQGYLLVKPKGWKPSKTTLAAQAYTEADYKAQLKKIADTQAVIDSVVAFITSVNYKDFPDAVAMVEDATDQLNKIPDAKKKHEEAAAKKDWEQATLWAEQVWQYQVKAADLGLRAKTYLEQKGAKKVK, from the coding sequence ATGAAAAAACTCACCCAGCGAACCGTGCCGCTGTTACTGGCCGCCGGCATGGGTCTCGCAGCGGCGACCGCCTGGTCCGCCGAGACGCTGCAAGACGTGATGAAGCGGCGGGGATTGAGCCAGCAGGATTTGCTGGCGGCGGCGAAGACCTATGTGCCGACGGGGGGGCGGGACGAATTCGTGGTGTTCAGTTCTGGGGGGCAGTCGGGCCAGATCATCGTCTATGGCATCCCCTCGATGCGCATCCTCAAATACATCGCGGTGTTCACCCCCGAGCCCTGGCAGGGCTATGGCTATGACGAGGAGTCAAAGGCGGTATTGGCCGGTGGTCGCATCGATGGCAAGGACATCACCTGGGGCGACACCCACCACCCGGCGATCTCCGAGACCAACGGCGAGACCGATGGCCAGTTCCTGTTCATCAACGACAAGGCCAACCCGCGCATCGCGGTGATCGACCTGCGCGATTTCGAGACCAAGCAGATCGTCGTCAACCCGGTCTTCAAGTCCGAGCACGGCGGCGCCTTCGTCACCCCGAACACCGACTACGTCTTCGAAGCCTCGCAATACGCCGCGCCGCTCGAACCGCGCAAGTTCTATCCGCTCGAAGAGTTCAACGAGAAATACCGCGGCGGCATGACCTACTGGAAGTTCGACCGCAAGGAAGGCCGCATCAAGCCGGAGGAATCCTTCTCCGTCGAGCTGCCGCCCTATTCGCAGGACTTGTCGGATGCCGGCAAGGGCCCGTCGGATGGCTGGAGCTTCACCAACTCGTTCTGCTCCGAGCGCTATGTGGGCGGCATCGAGAAGGGCCGTCCGCCTTATGAAGCCGGCTGCTCCGCGAAGGACACCGACTACCTGCACGTGATCAACTGGAAGCGCGCCGCCGAACTGGTCAAGGCCGGCAAGGCGAAGAAGATCAACGGCCACAACGTGCTGCCGATCGACGTCGCCGTCAAGGAAGGCATCCTGTTCCTGATTCCCGAGCCGAAGAGCCCGCACGGCGTCGATGTCACCCCGGACGGCACCAAGATCATCGTCGCCGGCAAGCTCGATACGCACGTGTCCGTCTATTCCTTCGAGAAGATCATGGCCGCCATCAAGGCCGGCAAGTTCGAGTCCAAGGACCCCTACGGCATCCCGGTGCTGTCCATGAAGGACACGCTGCACACCCAGGTCTCGCTGGGCTTAGGCCCGCTGCACACGCAGTATGACTCCAAGCCCTGCGTGGCCTACACCTCGCTGTATGTCGATTCGCAGGTCGCGAAGTGGGACTTCTGCGAAGGCAAGGTGCTCGACAAGATCTCCGTCCATTACAACATCGGCCACCTGATGACGATGGAAGGCGATACGGCGAAGCCGAAGGGCCACTATCTGGTCGCACTGAACAAGCTGGCGATCGACCGCTTCGTGCCGGTGGGCCCGCTGCATCCGCAGAACCACCAGCTGATCGATATCTCCAACGACAAGATGCAGCTGCTCTACGACATGCCGTTGCCGCTGGGCGAACCCCACTACGCGGTGGCCATCGACGCCAAGAAGCTCAAGCCGGCGATCCGCTACAAGCTCGGCACCAACAGCCGCACCGACAATCCGCATCCGGGCGCCGTCAGGGCCGGTGAGGAAAAGACCGTCAGAAAGGGCAACAAGGTCGAGGTGTTCGGTACCCTGATCCGCTCGCACATCACGCCGGAAACCATCGAGACGGAAGTCGGCGACGAAGTGACGATCCACCTGACCAACCTCGAACGCGCCGAGGACGAAACCCACGGCTTCACGATCTCGACCTACAACGTCCATGCCTCGGTCGAGCCCGGCAAGACCGTCACGGTCAAGTTCAAGGCCGACAAGGAAGGCGTCTATCCCTACTACTGCACGGAGTTCTGCTCGGCGCTGCACCTCGAAATGCAGGGTTACCTCTTGGTCAAGCCGAAGGGCTGGAAGCCGTCCAAGACCACCCTCGCCGCCCAGGCTTATACGGAAGCCGACTATAAGGCCCAGTTGAAGAAGATCGCCGACACCCAGGCCGTCATCGACTCCGTCGTCGCCTTCATCACCTCGGTCAATTACAAGGACTTCCCGGATGCCGTCGCGATGGTCGAGGATGCCACCGACCAGCTCAACAAGATCCCCGATGCCAAGAAGAAACACGAGGAAGCCGCCGCCAAGAAGGATTGGGAACAGGCCACCCTCTGGGCCGAACAGGTCTGGCAATACCAGGTCAAGGCCGCCGACCTCGGCCTCAGAGCCAAAACCTATCTCGAACAAAAAGGCGCCAAAAAGGTCAAGTAA
- the rsgA gene encoding ribosome small subunit-dependent GTPase A — protein sequence MSNGVVTATFGRHYEVTLPDGRIVIGIPRGKKSIYACGDRVSLGQLLGNEAPILAHEPRTSLLYRSDQWKQKLIAANASQIVLVVATEPSFAPELISRALVACAHEKLRCVIVLNKCDLTAGLSKARAELEPFARLGLPIVELSARLDASPLKPWLAGQVSVLVGQSGMGKSTLVNALIPEAAAATREISTALDSGKHTTTHTRLYFLPEGDGALIDSPGLQAFGLAHLERGEIELGFVEFLPYLEQCRFRDCRHENEPDCAIRAAVTAGWIDPRRLTHFLAIARENEAARAF from the coding sequence ATGAGTAACGGCGTCGTTACTGCCACCTTTGGCCGTCATTACGAAGTCACGCTCCCCGACGGCCGCATCGTCATCGGCATTCCGCGCGGCAAGAAAAGCATCTATGCCTGCGGCGACCGCGTCAGCCTAGGCCAACTGCTCGGCAACGAGGCGCCGATCCTCGCCCATGAGCCGAGAACCTCCTTGCTCTATCGCAGCGATCAATGGAAGCAGAAACTGATCGCCGCCAATGCCAGCCAAATCGTTCTGGTCGTCGCGACGGAGCCGAGCTTTGCGCCTGAACTGATCTCCCGCGCGCTCGTCGCCTGCGCGCATGAAAAGCTGCGCTGCGTGATCGTCCTCAACAAATGCGACCTCACCGCCGGGCTTTCCAAGGCGCGCGCCGAACTCGAACCCTTCGCCCGGCTCGGTCTGCCGATCGTCGAACTCTCCGCCCGTCTCGACGCTTCCCCCCTGAAACCCTGGCTGGCCGGGCAGGTGTCGGTGCTGGTCGGCCAAAGCGGCATGGGCAAATCGACGCTCGTCAATGCGCTGATTCCCGAAGCCGCTGCCGCGACGCGCGAAATCTCCACCGCACTCGATTCCGGCAAGCACACCACCACCCATACCCGTCTTTATTTCCTGCCCGAAGGCGATGGCGCGCTGATCGATTCGCCCGGTCTGCAAGCCTTTGGGCTCGCCCATCTAGAGCGCGGCGAGATCGAGCTGGGCTTCGTCGAGTTCTTGCCGTATCTCGAACAGTGCCGTTTCCGCGATTGCCGTCATGAAAACGAACCCGATTGCGCAATCCGCGCCGCGGTTACCGCTGGCTGGATCGACCCACGGCGGCTTACGCACTTTCTCGCCATCGCGCGCGAAAACGAAGCCGCCCGCGCATTCTGA
- a CDS encoding 4a-hydroxytetrahydrobiopterin dehydratase gives MLNDQEIASRLAALEGWTRQGNAIVKTYRFANYHETLAFVNALAWIAHRSDHHPDLEVGYGHCRVSFSTHSAGGMTDRDFANAARIDALFFAP, from the coding sequence ATGCTGAACGACCAGGAGATCGCATCCCGCCTTGCCGCGCTCGAAGGCTGGACGCGTCAAGGCAATGCCATCGTCAAGACCTACCGTTTCGCCAATTACCATGAAACGCTGGCCTTCGTGAATGCTCTCGCCTGGATCGCCCACCGCAGCGACCATCACCCCGACCTCGAAGTCGGATACGGCCATTGCCGCGTGAGTTTCAGCACCCACAGCGCCGGCGGCATGACCGACAGGGATTTCGCCAATGCAGCGCGCATCGACGCGCTGTTCTTCGCGCCGTGA